A region of Paraburkholderia sp. BL23I1N1 DNA encodes the following proteins:
- a CDS encoding ABC transporter permease, whose translation MKTSMPRFAPYVSTPEIVWHYALRSANVLILVFLILPILAIIPLSFNENSFLVYPIHGFSFRWYHDLFTSTDWARAGANSLIVTPIATIVATILGTLAALGLNRASFKGKGLLVAVLISPMIVPVIVTGVGMYLLFARWGLAGTYAGLIFGHVVIAAPFVVITVNATLAGFNQNYVRASLSLGASPVRTFFRVTLPIIAPGVISGALFAFATSLDDVVITMFIAGPTQGTLPLQMFIGIRENITPTVAALASIFIVFSSLLLITMEWLRSRSVAKQTST comes from the coding sequence ATGAAAACCAGCATGCCGCGTTTCGCGCCCTACGTGTCGACGCCGGAAATCGTTTGGCATTACGCCTTGCGATCGGCGAACGTCCTGATTCTTGTGTTTCTGATTCTGCCTATTCTGGCGATCATCCCGCTTTCGTTTAACGAGAACTCGTTTCTCGTCTATCCGATCCATGGGTTTTCGTTCAGGTGGTATCACGACCTGTTCACGTCGACGGACTGGGCACGGGCCGGAGCCAACAGCCTCATCGTGACGCCGATCGCTACGATAGTCGCGACCATACTCGGGACGCTGGCCGCACTAGGATTGAACAGGGCTTCGTTCAAGGGCAAAGGGTTGCTGGTCGCCGTCCTGATCTCCCCGATGATCGTCCCGGTGATCGTCACAGGAGTGGGGATGTATCTGTTGTTTGCCCGCTGGGGATTGGCCGGGACCTATGCCGGCCTGATTTTCGGGCATGTAGTGATCGCCGCGCCGTTTGTCGTGATCACGGTAAACGCAACGCTTGCCGGCTTCAACCAGAATTACGTACGAGCCAGCCTGAGTCTGGGCGCGTCGCCGGTCCGAACGTTCTTCCGGGTTACTTTGCCGATCATCGCGCCCGGTGTGATTTCCGGAGCGCTGTTTGCGTTTGCTACGTCGCTGGACGACGTCGTGATCACCATGTTCATCGCCGGCCCGACGCAGGGAACGCTCCCGCTTCAGATGTTCATCGGGATTCGCGAAAACATCACACCCACCGTGGCTGCGCTTGCGTCAATTTTTATCGTCTTTTCAAGTCTGCTGCTTATCACCATGGAATGGTTGCGGTCCAGATCCGTAGCAAAGCAGACGTCGACCTGA
- a CDS encoding ABC transporter ATP-binding protein, translating to MQDQTKALVSFRHVKKTYDGETLVVKDLNLDIRKGEFLTLLGPSGSGKTTCLMMLAGFEYPTGGEIWLDGQLLNRVPPHKRNIGMVFQNYALFPHLTVAQNLEYPLKVRKVPADERGAKVKRALEMVGMEKLGKRMPSQLSGGQQQRVALARALVFNPQLVLMDEPLGALDKQLREHMQLELKALHETLGLTFVYVTHDQSEALTMSDRVAVFDQGVIQQLDTVDRLYESPRNLFVANFIGDNNRMRGTVVTRDGGYCHLRLADGTTVRALNVASADVGHQATAVIRPERLSVESHLTPGANTIHTETLDAIYFGDHVRLRCRGPGEAECFVKVSLENDWQSYVHSGNRISLSFREDHLKILN from the coding sequence ATGCAGGATCAGACCAAAGCTCTCGTGAGCTTCCGTCACGTTAAAAAAACCTACGATGGTGAAACGCTAGTTGTCAAAGATCTGAATCTCGACATCCGGAAAGGCGAGTTTCTGACCTTGCTCGGCCCATCCGGATCGGGGAAAACGACTTGCCTGATGATGCTCGCAGGATTCGAGTACCCGACGGGCGGCGAAATCTGGCTCGATGGTCAACTGCTGAACCGGGTCCCGCCACATAAACGCAATATCGGGATGGTGTTCCAGAACTATGCGCTCTTTCCCCATCTCACGGTCGCACAGAATCTGGAATATCCCCTCAAGGTTCGGAAAGTACCGGCCGACGAACGAGGTGCAAAGGTAAAGCGGGCGCTCGAAATGGTCGGCATGGAGAAGCTGGGCAAACGGATGCCCAGTCAGCTCTCGGGTGGCCAGCAGCAGCGCGTCGCCCTTGCGCGCGCGCTGGTTTTCAACCCTCAGCTCGTGCTGATGGATGAACCTCTCGGTGCGCTCGACAAACAGTTGCGCGAACACATGCAACTGGAGTTGAAGGCGCTGCATGAGACGCTCGGACTGACGTTCGTCTACGTCACGCATGACCAGAGCGAAGCACTCACGATGTCCGACCGTGTCGCCGTGTTCGACCAGGGGGTGATTCAGCAGCTCGATACCGTGGATCGACTGTACGAATCGCCGAGAAATCTCTTTGTCGCGAATTTCATCGGCGACAACAATCGGATGAGGGGCACTGTCGTGACGAGGGACGGTGGTTATTGCCACCTGCGCCTCGCCGATGGGACGACGGTGCGCGCCCTGAATGTGGCGAGTGCTGACGTCGGACACCAGGCGACGGCAGTTATCCGCCCAGAACGGCTATCTGTTGAATCTCATCTGACACCCGGGGCGAATACCATACACACCGAAACACTCGACGCAATTTATTTTGGTGATCATGTCCGGCTGCGTTGCCGCGGTCCCGGAGAAGCCGAGTGTTTCGTGAAAGTCTCGCTTGAGAACGATTGGCAATCCTACGTTCATTCGGGGAACCGGATTTCCCTTTCGTTCCGGGAAGACCACCTGAAGATCTTGAACTGA
- the gcvA gene encoding transcriptional regulator GcvA, whose product MKRLPPLNWLRAFESSARHLSFTHAATELNLTQAAVSQQVKGLESQLGTALFKRLPRGIELTEAGLAYLPVVHEAIERLAAATDEIFGQGHLKILTVRVSLVFFTHWLSWRLPDFRERYPNVNLRITSNIWGGDSSVTDVEADLEIRYGHGKWTGLRAERLTWDTLLPVCAPGLPSPKAPLSSPKDLAHHELLHVLGYEEGWGYWLKKAGASKIDSSKGMQFDTLISALKFAELGQGVALARSSLVEHMLVSGQLIAPLKPRLPTSEAFYLVYSQHSIVNPHAAAFVAWLSAQAQEAHARH is encoded by the coding sequence ATGAAACGACTTCCACCGCTCAATTGGCTGCGTGCGTTTGAGTCGTCGGCCCGACACCTAAGCTTCACTCACGCTGCGACCGAGTTGAATCTCACCCAGGCGGCCGTGAGCCAGCAGGTGAAGGGACTCGAATCTCAGCTTGGCACGGCATTGTTCAAGCGCCTGCCGCGCGGCATCGAATTGACCGAGGCGGGACTCGCATATCTGCCGGTCGTCCACGAAGCGATCGAGCGCCTCGCTGCCGCCACAGACGAAATTTTCGGGCAAGGCCACCTGAAAATACTGACCGTGCGCGTCAGCCTCGTGTTTTTCACGCACTGGCTCTCATGGCGACTGCCGGATTTCCGCGAGCGGTATCCGAATGTCAATCTGCGCATCACGAGCAATATCTGGGGAGGCGATAGCAGTGTCACCGATGTCGAGGCCGATCTGGAGATCCGCTACGGCCATGGGAAATGGACCGGCCTGCGTGCCGAGCGACTGACCTGGGACACGCTGCTGCCCGTGTGCGCTCCCGGGTTGCCTTCTCCCAAAGCGCCTCTCTCCTCGCCGAAGGATCTCGCGCATCACGAACTTCTCCACGTGCTGGGCTACGAGGAGGGGTGGGGCTACTGGCTCAAAAAAGCCGGTGCGTCAAAAATTGACTCGTCGAAGGGGATGCAGTTCGATACGCTGATTTCTGCACTCAAGTTCGCCGAACTCGGCCAGGGCGTTGCACTCGCCCGGTCATCTCTCGTTGAACACATGCTGGTTTCCGGACAACTGATCGCGCCGCTAAAACCCCGCCTTCCTACTAGTGAGGCGTTCTACCTGGTCTACTCCCAGCACAGCATTGTTAACCCTCATGCGGCTGCTTTCGTCGCATGGTTAAGCGCACAGGCGCAGGAAGCGCACGCGCGACACTGA
- a CDS encoding ABC transporter permease produces MSTITSQQQSWDTRKLKRSLRAVQFRKEVVAFALVAPLAIFILLVFVMPVASMISRSVQNPEVVDALPKTTSALRRWNGKSPVPDDAYRALVLDVESNGGNNDAGTAAGRLNGQKDGFRSLFYRTTSALPFGDNDAAISAQEMKKRLIEIDPRWGDASYWRAIASESSRYTSQYLLATIDYRESSDGRIVPVDNGASAYRSVFMRTFEISGFVTLAALLLGYPLAYWISILPARKANLVMILVLLPFWTSILVRISAWIVILQGEGLVNKALMALHVISKPLPLLFNRTGVLIAMTHILLPFMILPLYSVMKSVPASYTKAAISLGSHPFGAFWKIYVPQTLPGVGAGGLLVFITALGYYITPALLGGAGDQMVSYYIAYFTNVALNWGMACALGAVLLLVTLILFALYRKIVGTEIKVA; encoded by the coding sequence ATGAGTACCATCACTTCTCAGCAACAGAGCTGGGACACGCGTAAGCTCAAGAGGTCGCTGCGAGCCGTGCAATTCCGCAAGGAAGTTGTTGCGTTTGCGCTGGTAGCTCCGCTTGCTATCTTTATTCTGCTGGTGTTTGTGATGCCGGTTGCGTCGATGATCTCGCGATCGGTTCAAAATCCCGAGGTGGTCGATGCATTGCCGAAAACGACCTCGGCATTGAGACGTTGGAATGGCAAGTCGCCCGTTCCCGATGACGCTTACCGTGCGTTGGTGCTCGACGTGGAAAGCAACGGAGGAAATAACGATGCGGGCACCGCGGCCGGTCGCCTCAACGGCCAGAAGGATGGTTTCCGCTCGTTGTTTTACAGGACGACCAGCGCGCTTCCCTTCGGCGATAACGATGCAGCGATTTCCGCGCAGGAGATGAAGAAACGCCTGATCGAAATCGATCCACGCTGGGGTGACGCGAGTTACTGGCGGGCGATAGCCAGCGAGTCGTCCCGTTACACAAGCCAGTATCTCCTTGCCACGATCGACTATCGGGAAAGTTCCGATGGTCGGATCGTGCCGGTCGATAACGGCGCATCGGCATATCGCTCCGTGTTCATGCGGACCTTTGAGATCAGCGGATTCGTGACGCTCGCGGCGCTTTTGCTGGGTTATCCGCTCGCCTACTGGATCTCAATTCTGCCAGCTCGCAAGGCGAATCTCGTGATGATCCTGGTGCTTCTGCCGTTCTGGACATCGATCCTCGTTCGCATTTCTGCATGGATCGTGATTCTGCAGGGCGAGGGCCTCGTCAACAAGGCGTTGATGGCGTTGCACGTAATTTCGAAACCGTTGCCGCTCCTGTTCAACAGGACGGGGGTGCTGATCGCCATGACCCACATCCTCTTGCCATTCATGATTTTGCCGCTCTACAGCGTGATGAAATCTGTCCCGGCAAGCTATACAAAGGCTGCGATTTCGCTGGGGAGCCACCCCTTCGGAGCATTCTGGAAAATCTATGTGCCGCAGACGCTTCCTGGCGTGGGGGCGGGTGGTCTGCTGGTGTTCATTACTGCACTGGGCTACTACATCACCCCCGCCCTGCTCGGCGGGGCAGGTGATCAGATGGTCAGCTACTACATCGCATATTTCACCAACGTGGCGCTGAATTGGGGGATGGCGTGCGCGCTCGGTGCAGTTCTCCTTCTCGTGACGCTGATTCTCTTTGCGCTCTATCGAAAGATCGTCGGAACAGAAATAAAGGTGGCCTAG
- a CDS encoding ABC transporter substrate-binding protein — protein MICAAVLTCLSTAAFAGALTTVNYGGADGNAQKAAWVDPFSKESGIATNAIQYTGEMAKVKAMVEARNVTWDVVEVESADVGRGCQDGLFEKLDWSKIASKGDLMAGAATPCAAGTFVWSTVLAYNPALSRSTPHGWKDFWDVKKFPGKRGMKKEARYNLEFALMADGVAPKDVYTVLSTPTGVERAFRKMDELKPHIQWWEAGAQPPQFLIAGDVAMSTAYNGRIDAAEREGNKNLAIAWDQSIYELDFFVIPKGSKNKDTAQKYISYVLKPQPQAAFAQQIPYGPTNKAALKLLDAATLAALPNSAQNGNTAIPNSVEFWTDHGDALEQRFTAWAAR, from the coding sequence ATGATCTGCGCCGCGGTGCTCACGTGCTTGTCAACTGCGGCTTTTGCCGGTGCGCTCACCACCGTCAACTACGGCGGGGCAGACGGTAATGCTCAAAAGGCGGCATGGGTGGACCCGTTCTCGAAGGAGAGCGGCATTGCGACGAACGCCATTCAGTACACGGGCGAGATGGCGAAGGTAAAAGCAATGGTCGAGGCCAGGAATGTCACGTGGGATGTCGTAGAGGTCGAGTCGGCGGACGTCGGTCGCGGGTGCCAGGATGGTCTCTTCGAGAAGCTCGACTGGTCGAAGATCGCCAGCAAGGGTGACCTGATGGCCGGGGCTGCGACACCTTGCGCAGCGGGAACGTTTGTGTGGTCGACCGTACTCGCGTACAACCCCGCGCTGAGCAGGAGCACGCCGCACGGCTGGAAGGACTTCTGGGATGTGAAGAAATTCCCGGGAAAGCGGGGAATGAAGAAGGAGGCCCGCTATAACCTGGAATTCGCGCTAATGGCGGATGGGGTGGCACCGAAGGATGTCTACACCGTACTCAGCACACCCACAGGGGTCGAGCGGGCGTTCAGGAAAATGGACGAACTCAAACCCCATATTCAGTGGTGGGAAGCTGGCGCTCAGCCTCCGCAGTTCCTGATTGCGGGAGATGTTGCCATGTCGACTGCTTATAACGGGCGCATCGACGCAGCGGAACGGGAAGGGAACAAAAATCTCGCCATTGCCTGGGATCAAAGTATCTACGAACTGGATTTTTTCGTTATTCCGAAAGGTTCGAAGAACAAGGATACGGCCCAAAAATACATTTCGTATGTACTGAAGCCTCAGCCGCAAGCCGCGTTCGCGCAGCAAATCCCGTATGGCCCAACCAACAAAGCGGCGCTTAAATTGCTTGACGCCGCGACTCTGGCAGCGCTCCCCAATTCAGCTCAGAACGGTAACACAGCTATTCCTAATAGCGTCGAATTCTGGACCGACCATGGCGATGCGCTTGAGCAACGCTTTACAGCGTGGGCCGCCAGGTAA
- a CDS encoding CoA transferase, which translates to MGKNKQLPFSGVKVIDFGQYIAGPAVAMILADLGATVIHVDPPAGPLWDSPANAVLNRNKYCMRLDLKAEKGLEEAKCLVRRADIVIENFRPGVLARLGLDFAKLREERPQLITLSMPGFASSDQLRREWRAFEPIIASASGVFSDMGQNRVLMGINPSFSPLPLASAYGTMLAVSAVALALQARQHTGVGDEIEVPLASAVMEGLSYNSIHIEDYPERYKTLREKEIERRRSNDLPMDLSYEALQEYLDPFYRTYACADGRKFYAVCPSHRSHARRCLQAMGLYDEMLAAGLPRIDDPYLPISEWEGDASLGVYPLPEHWAKRISARMTEVFRTKTAAEWEKIFGEGGFPGAAHRTMQEWLHDDHANAAGLVVNVDDLEYGAMKQPGPVSWLEDCAESMLSPKSRCPVTFQDAVAILDEQQGVELPPPSETGAQGWLDGVRVLDLTNVIAGPHSTSFLGRFGADVIKLDPVAPNYDPWNTVVFGMSSARGKRSVLVDLNHPDGREVFNRVARSVDVIVMNAPDRQLAPLGLDEASLRSVNPGVIFCQLDCFGGPRRGPRTDYLGYDDLIQACTGIMVRFGGGMQTPEEHAHVGTIDVMCGFAAALGVAAALYRKARTGEVGRARTSLAALGNLVQIPFAYDYADRRPFDEPSGRDVRGSGAMSRFFRAADNWIYVDTSESELDKLDRVDGLNGIAVAEDPAQFLACALDTASAEIWQTRLQAANIAAAVPDNIVNLRRHYSRPCDDRPGIDNGSYSFSVYADHPSGRCVTQLDPFAIRPRHAGIRALPPAEKFGASTHAVLREFGYSDAEIEMLLARHAVGDSWSEEYLPS; encoded by the coding sequence ATGGGAAAGAACAAGCAATTGCCGTTTAGCGGCGTGAAAGTTATCGATTTCGGCCAGTACATTGCAGGTCCGGCTGTCGCCATGATCCTCGCGGACCTTGGCGCCACCGTTATTCATGTCGACCCGCCTGCTGGGCCGCTCTGGGATAGCCCGGCGAATGCGGTACTGAACCGCAACAAGTATTGCATGCGGCTCGACCTGAAGGCCGAGAAGGGGCTGGAAGAAGCCAAGTGTCTCGTCCGACGTGCGGACATCGTTATTGAAAATTTCCGGCCTGGCGTGCTGGCGCGACTGGGCCTCGATTTCGCGAAGCTGCGCGAAGAACGCCCGCAGTTGATCACACTTTCAATGCCGGGTTTCGCCAGTAGCGACCAGCTGCGTCGCGAATGGCGGGCCTTCGAGCCGATTATCGCTTCCGCTTCGGGCGTGTTCTCGGACATGGGGCAGAACCGCGTACTGATGGGAATCAATCCAAGTTTCTCGCCTTTGCCGCTTGCGTCCGCCTACGGCACCATGCTGGCAGTCTCCGCAGTCGCGCTGGCATTGCAGGCGCGGCAGCACACCGGAGTGGGGGATGAAATTGAAGTTCCTCTGGCTTCGGCAGTGATGGAGGGGCTCTCCTACAATTCGATTCATATTGAGGACTATCCCGAGCGATACAAGACTCTGCGTGAAAAGGAAATTGAGCGACGGCGTTCGAATGATCTTCCGATGGATCTGTCGTACGAAGCCCTTCAGGAGTATCTCGATCCGTTCTACCGGACGTACGCGTGTGCTGATGGTCGGAAGTTTTACGCAGTGTGCCCATCGCATCGGTCGCACGCGCGGCGTTGCCTGCAGGCGATGGGACTCTATGACGAAATGCTGGCGGCCGGATTGCCGAGGATCGATGACCCGTACTTGCCGATTTCCGAATGGGAAGGGGACGCGTCGTTAGGGGTATATCCGTTGCCCGAGCATTGGGCAAAGCGCATTTCGGCGCGCATGACGGAAGTCTTCCGTACGAAAACCGCAGCCGAGTGGGAAAAGATCTTTGGCGAAGGCGGCTTTCCCGGAGCAGCACACCGTACCATGCAGGAGTGGCTGCACGATGATCACGCCAATGCTGCCGGTCTGGTCGTGAATGTCGACGACCTTGAGTACGGCGCGATGAAACAGCCCGGACCGGTTTCGTGGCTCGAAGACTGTGCCGAATCGATGCTTTCGCCGAAGTCCCGCTGTCCGGTGACTTTTCAGGACGCGGTGGCCATTCTCGATGAGCAGCAGGGCGTCGAACTGCCGCCTCCGTCGGAGACAGGCGCGCAGGGCTGGCTCGACGGGGTGCGCGTCCTCGATCTGACCAACGTGATTGCCGGGCCGCATTCGACATCGTTTCTCGGCCGGTTCGGCGCCGATGTCATCAAACTCGACCCTGTCGCGCCGAATTACGACCCGTGGAATACCGTTGTCTTCGGCATGTCTTCAGCCCGTGGAAAACGCAGCGTGCTCGTCGATCTGAATCACCCGGATGGACGCGAGGTGTTCAATCGCGTTGCCCGGTCTGTCGACGTGATCGTGATGAACGCTCCTGATCGTCAACTGGCACCGCTTGGGCTGGACGAAGCAAGCCTTCGTTCCGTCAATCCCGGCGTGATCTTCTGTCAACTCGACTGCTTTGGCGGTCCGCGACGCGGGCCGCGGACGGACTATCTCGGCTACGACGATCTGATCCAGGCATGTACGGGGATCATGGTGCGATTCGGCGGTGGTATGCAGACACCGGAGGAACATGCTCACGTCGGAACAATCGACGTCATGTGCGGATTCGCGGCTGCACTGGGTGTCGCGGCCGCGCTGTATCGCAAGGCCAGAACCGGTGAAGTGGGGCGTGCCAGAACCTCTCTCGCTGCGCTTGGCAATCTGGTGCAGATTCCGTTTGCGTACGACTATGCGGACCGCCGCCCGTTCGACGAACCGTCCGGTCGTGACGTGCGCGGCTCTGGCGCGATGTCCCGCTTCTTCCGCGCCGCGGACAACTGGATTTATGTGGATACCAGCGAAAGTGAGCTGGATAAGCTGGATCGGGTGGACGGTCTGAACGGGATCGCCGTCGCCGAGGATCCGGCTCAGTTTCTCGCGTGTGCTCTCGACACCGCCTCCGCTGAGATATGGCAGACCCGATTGCAGGCCGCCAACATTGCCGCGGCGGTCCCGGACAACATCGTCAATCTGCGCCGGCACTACAGCAGGCCTTGCGACGATCGTCCCGGTATCGACAACGGCAGCTACTCGTTCAGCGTCTATGCGGACCATCCGAGTGGCCGATGTGTCACGCAGCTCGATCCCTTTGCGATTCGTCCACGTCACGCGGGGATTCGTGCATTGCCACCGGCCGAGAAATTCGGTGCATCGACGCACGCCGTTCTGCGCGAGTTCGGGTATAGCGATGCGGAGATCGAGATGCTGCTAGCGCGACATGCGGTCGGCGATAGCTGGTCTGAAGAGTACCTGCCCAGCTAG